aaaactttttatttttaaatctttggcatataaacaatataaaaaatgaacaattttttttataatagtaacataataaaaataataaaagaaaaatataacacaatatatattaattgaatggacattttctacattttttaaggctaaaataaacattttgaatgaAGAGGATACAACAATTTCGGCATATTAAAATGTCGGTAACAAATTAATACTGATTTTTcatcaacaaaaattatatagaataaaattaaagtatattttataactaagttcaattatatgtatatctatcaatctcttaaaaaatatatatttaatttatgaattgtttgtacttatatttatttatacagattatttaaaataacagggATAAAAGAAAACGTGAAGGAAGTATTCCAAGTAAAAGGAAATCTAGAATAACTTCTGTCAAgcgacagatttttttttttttttttgtaaaatatcccCGACACAATTTCTTTGTTCTAGATTATACGAGCGGCTTGTTCTGGAgtactgtaaatatataactaatggAAATCTTTGAAAGGCaaacactttattttcattacttaaaatttcaataaggACTGTCCTCgatagaaaatgtaaataaatcagtaaaagaaaatgataattttatataaatttaatgatttatttaggaaattaatttattttttcttatttttttttacaattttgagGACTACCAAAGTTTttaccaacaaaaaaaaataccatgaATTCGAATAACTCAATTAAGTTACACTTTTACTCTAAACGACGCTACTTACTTGAAATTtcgcttttaataattttaaacacttccataacatttttcatatttctactatttatatttagtacgcaataataatatcaaataaaccaCAATCAAACGACCAGTTCAGTTTAACGACAGctacattaaacattaatttactctAGACGATACATtcaagcaaaatatatattattctttaaattaaaaacttatataatatattatgtattcttATTCAATAATACTAGCAGTTATAATAATGCCAAACCCTCCTTTAAAGTAACaaacactttaatataaattaaatagatatacgtatatatatgtacatatattatatgtagttataCAGAGGAATGCTTCCCAGTGATAGCTCCcgtgtttttgttatattcgtATTCCTTGTGTCCGTTGCCGTTAGACTCTTTGTCTTTAAGGAGACCTTTTTTAtctctaaaattatataaaacttgaaaTAGGAAGTTtgcaaaacataataatataaaattatatattttttatttagaatacgaTTTATATATGAGTTTTACAAGTTGATATTAACGTACAAGTAAAACTAACCTCGAGTTCAAGCTTTCCTCTCGATTGTTCTTCTTTTTCTTGACACAGCAATTAGCAATGACGCCCTGTCTCCTCCATAATAATAGTAAGAGGTCCAGCATTACAAGGCAAAGGAAAACGGCTAAGATTGATAAACCAATAAGAGCAGCGGATGATAGATACGGGGCTTCTTCACCTGCGAGTAATagatgtacaaaataaataagtattttgtcaaaaacttattattgtCAACAATGTTTTAGGtactatttcaattaaactCCTCGTTTGATTAAATCTCGTCTTCTTGTTTCTAAGTTTATTTACATCAATGAACGAATGTGTGAAGTGATAAGTGAATGAATGAACAAAAGCTTTACTTTACCGGGTATGGTGACGGTGATACGAGCGGTAGTTGAGTTACCAACTGTATTTTGAGCGATGAGTTCTATGTAATAAGTCGTGTTAGCGTTCATTTCGTCCAAGTGAAACTCATTGGTTTGATCTAACTGTGTTATTTCACACGATTCCTCTtcaataaaaccattttttatctgaaatattttatacacaatgtgatatttttcaagtaaattgaattttcacGTTATATGAACACGCCTTTAATCTATATAGGTTGAGGccagaaaaaaatgtatatacaacACTTTCCGAATTTCAATAGGTtttgagaatattataattgatgttgattataattgataaagcGTAGTGATACTGtacttttaaaagtaataactttagaatttatatagaatcCTTTAGGATTAATAAAACTGAAGATGATTTAaacttcatataataatataaatataccggACATTGtcgaatcaaataaaaatctacgAGATCACTGTTCttccattttaaaactttatcctTAACAGCTATTTCCTCCACATTCATCTCCCACTCGGGTTCATCCGGGGTCGACCTGAAATAAGTTCTGTGAAACGGTTACCTTATacttaaaatcttaattattaaatatttagtaccaataataaaacgtaaatattataatacgttGAAATTATATAGTAGAGTACGTGACTGTTCCtcataatataagataatataatgttacaatGATAGTGTTTCTAaactaattaatgttaatatcacATATACATAGGTAACATATAATGTATGCTGTTTCATCATAACGTTGTTTCAATTAGTTTAACGTAACTTAGTCACATGAAACGTAATCAATTTCAACAATTATTGCAATTAGATTAATAACAACCgaagattataatttagttaattaatgctatatttcttttatgtttttcgtCATGAATCTAGGATTTTTATATGGgtttaaaaaatctaacaaGACATATAAATGgcaaatacaaaacaatcaataatttaacataacgAAAAATACTGTCACAGAGAGgaattttttgtaactttgtTCACGAAATAAAGGTACGTATTTAGTTGAATATCTAAAGTTTAGAATctagcaataaaatttttctatgttTCGATAAAGGCTTAGAAAAGCCTTAGTAGTGGCTTGGTagttgctttaaaaaaacaaaagaaactgATATTTGCATTAAGGCGAAAAGTtccattaaaaacttaatatacataacataaatatatgaacattttCAGCCAAAAGCTTAAGCGGCGTCTTGACCAATTTTTCTTTACGAAATTCGTATAGGATGAATTAGGTTCAATTGCTGTATAGGGTATTGAAACTATTTACTTTCAACATATCATTATCATCTTAATATacgatttataatatagtgaATATACATACTGTTCAAGTGTCGCAAATTCTAGGACATCACTCCACGGTCCGGTTCCCACTTCATTGATGGCAGCAAATTTCACATAATAACTAGTATTCGGTTTCAACTTGTCTATCTTCAGCGGTCTATGTATCGACCAGGTCCTGTTAGTGTGTATGtctgttacattataattgtCCACTTCGTCGTATTCTGCTGTAAATCCTATGACACCTGGACCTTCTATGGGCGGCGGCTCGATTGTGAACGTAACTGAGTATGAGGTAAGATTTGCgagtgacacctgataatatttcataatttaaaactgtgtTAACCGAAgtgctgtttttattttgaaagattCCCTTAATCCTAataatacatgtaaataaaattgaattctttgtttgttattacaaattaGTGAACACAtttaaggttatttttttttaattgtaaagaaaaggttgtcattttttttaagacaaattGTCCTGAGGTTATTTTATAGTCACTAAGTAAGGATCTGGTGAAGGGGTCCTTGAGGAATCGAATAAACCTCGAAGGATGATAACCCGTGTACTCATTCccaatagatttaatatacgGTGAAAGCCACGGGCGAAAGTTAGTAACTATACAGGGATAAACTATAAACCGTACACTGGCAtggatattacaaaataaattctatatatgtataatgaaaacaaaaaacaattaatttttctaacaatTAGTTCCGCGGCGTtgcaataatgtttatttccaataacAATAAGTAAATACCAACATTATTAATAGCTGCTGGAACAAATCCCTCTCTCAATGTTATCATTTTCTTCGCTTCCCCGAACTCATTTTTAGCAGTGCACTCGTAAACGCCgtacaaagttttattttctattataagaGGACTTTTATGCAACTTGTCGGCtatgattttattgatttccaTTTGATTCTCCGCTGATATTTCATTGCCTTGATATCTAAAATGTattggaattttaaaaaaattctggtTAAATCAAGTAAAGTAAAGTCAAGTCAAGTAGTAACACACCTATTCtttggttattattttatttaattttaatcctaAATAgttcaaaatacaaaaaaaaaattgacataaaatacatCCTGACGTACAATACGGAAGAcatattcagaaaaaaatgtataatttaatttgaaaacgtAACAAGAATGGAATTCAAAGTGgataaaatgttcataaaaagaattttaagaacttaataaataagaaatatttgtttataacatttaactatacattattatatatatgaaacaataaaataatgataataatcatAATGATTTCTACTACAAGtgttgattttataaacatcaaGATATACTACCTCCAAGTAATAACGCCGGGTGGATCGCTGGAGTGTTcacaacttaaattaatacttttccCATTCCACGACCAGACGTCCTCCACTGGAGTTGTGAAGTACGGCGGATATAATACTCGGAAttccatttcttttatatcaaaatccaCTGAAAGAGAgggttattaaatatattgaactatAAGACTATTACTGAATACCACATCttgtaaagaattttaaagaattctattatataacatgtacAGGTAAACTTGGATTCCAAAAGCGAAAGTTTGTGAGGGTATGTGGATGTTTGTTACTCTATCGAATTTTGATCAAACTTTCTGATTTTATAGTTACGAAGTcagaataaattaagaatttactttatttcttcAGTCCTTATAGTttccacaaaaaaatatcgtataaATTGTAAGTAGAACAAAGACACCTGACAAGAACAGTAGAATACATTGACGCTAGgt
The window above is part of the Danaus plexippus chromosome 7, MEX_DaPlex, whole genome shotgun sequence genome. Proteins encoded here:
- the LOC116770563 gene encoding fasciclin-2-like isoform X4 codes for the protein MVYHVEAYDPPYFVNTKPDQYVVSGKDAVITCEARGDTEPLISWYKEQDGFVEITNDDKYEVTSEGLKIKDVTKDDNGLYKCAASDLETGEGIDQEIHVEVITMPTIIDLTASTNSKVIEGESLTIECVADGVPHPEYSWKKIGYTGENVSWHEIANTIVFDEVQESDRGAYECTAVNNAGNFTKIINIEVLVAPNITELNNVTAVEGSTAQISCKASGRPIPKINMMFLGDESDEQSIVWDIKNASDTEVEFYLSFLRVNRSHAGVYECNATNDVDFDIKEMEFRVLYPPYFTTPVEDVWSWNGKSINLSCEHSSDPPGVITWRYQGNEISAENQMEINKIIADKLHKSPLIIENKTLYGVYECTAKNEFGEAKKMITLREGFVPAAINNVSLANLTSYSVTFTIEPPPIEGPGVIGFTAEYDEVDNYNVTDIHTNRTWSIHRPLKIDKLKPNTSYYVKFAAINEVGTGPWSDVLEFATLEQTYFRSTPDEPEWEMNVEEIAVKDKVLKWKNSDLVDFYLIRQCPIKNGFIEEESCEITQLDQTNEFHLDEMNANTTYYIELIAQNTVGNSTTARITVTIPGEEAPYLSSAALIGLSILAVFLCLVMLDLLLLLWRRQGVIANCCVKKKKNNREESLNSRDKKGLLKDKESNGNGHKEYEYNKNTGAITGKHSSV
- the LOC116770563 gene encoding fasciclin-2-like isoform X2; protein product: MRSNKEKNIIISVFVSVFISGSQTCFTNNQVEFTKIKSGSSFYQECKCELGTGETLRWLDTHDQDIPILRPGTKSNVYTEWLDRNTYSVYISSLSKSISGAYKCVTDHNGREYSMVYHVEAYDPPYFVNTKPDQYVVSGKDAVITCEARGDTEPLISWYKEQDGFVEITNDDKYEVTSEGLKIKDVTKDDNGLYKCAASDLETGEGIDQEIHVEVITMPTIIDLTASTNSKVIEGESLTIECVADGVPHPEYSWKKIGYTGENVSWHEIANTIVFDEVQESDRGAYECTAVNNAGNFTKIINIEVLVAPNITELNNVTAVEGSTAQISCKASGRPIPKINMMFLGDESDEQSIVWDIKNASDTEVEFYLSFLRVNRSHAGVYECNATNDVDFDIKEMEFRVLYPPYFTTPVEDVWSWNGKSINLSCEHSSDPPGVITWRYQGNEISAENQMEINKIIADKLHKSPLIIENKTLYGVYECTAKNEFGEAKKMITLREGFVPAAINNVSLANLTSYSVTFTIEPPPIEGPGVIGFTAEYDEVDNYNVTDIHTNRTWSIHRPLKIDKLKPNTSYYVKFAAINEVGTGPWSDVLEFATLEQSTPDEPEWEMNVEEIAVKDKVLKWKNSDLVDFYLIRQCPIKNGFIEEESCEITQLDQTNEFHLDEMNANTTYYIELIAQNTVGNSTTARITVTIPGEEAPYLSSAALIGLSILAVFLCLVMLDLLLLLWRRQGVIANCCVKKKKNNREESLNSRDKKGLLKDKESNGNGHKEYEYNKNTGAITGKHSSV
- the LOC116770563 gene encoding fasciclin-2-like isoform X3, with translation MIQLYKLKGSQTCFTNNQVEFTKIKSGSSFYQECKCELGTGETLRWLDTHDQDIPILRPGTKSNVYTEWLDRNTYSVYISSLSKSISGAYKCVTDHNGREYSMVYHVEAYDPPYFVNTKPDQYVVSGKDAVITCEARGDTEPLISWYKEQDGFVEITNDDKYEVTSEGLKIKDVTKDDNGLYKCAASDLETGEGIDQEIHVEVITMPTIIDLTASTNSKVIEGESLTIECVADGVPHPEYSWKKIGYTGENVSWHEIANTIVFDEVQESDRGAYECTAVNNAGNFTKIINIEVLVAPNITELNNVTAVEGSTAQISCKASGRPIPKINMMFLGDESDEQSIVWDIKNASDTEVEFYLSFLRVNRSHAGVYECNATNDVDFDIKEMEFRVLYPPYFTTPVEDVWSWNGKSINLSCEHSSDPPGVITWRYQGNEISAENQMEINKIIADKLHKSPLIIENKTLYGVYECTAKNEFGEAKKMITLREGFVPAAINNVSLANLTSYSVTFTIEPPPIEGPGVIGFTAEYDEVDNYNVTDIHTNRTWSIHRPLKIDKLKPNTSYYVKFAAINEVGTGPWSDVLEFATLEQTYFRSTPDEPEWEMNVEEIAVKDKVLKWKNSDLVDFYLIRQCPIKNGFIEEESCEITQLDQTNEFHLDEMNANTTYYIELIAQNTVGNSTTARITVTIPGEEAPYLSSAALIGLSILAVFLCLVMLDLLLLLWRRQGVIANCCVKKKKNNREESLNSRDKKGLLKDKESNGNGHKEYEYNKNTGAITGKHSSV
- the LOC116770563 gene encoding fasciclin-2-like isoform X1, with amino-acid sequence MRSNKEKNIIISVFVSVFISGSQTCFTNNQVEFTKIKSGSSFYQECKCELGTGETLRWLDTHDQDIPILRPGTKSNVYTEWLDRNTYSVYISSLSKSISGAYKCVTDHNGREYSMVYHVEAYDPPYFVNTKPDQYVVSGKDAVITCEARGDTEPLISWYKEQDGFVEITNDDKYEVTSEGLKIKDVTKDDNGLYKCAASDLETGEGIDQEIHVEVITMPTIIDLTASTNSKVIEGESLTIECVADGVPHPEYSWKKIGYTGENVSWHEIANTIVFDEVQESDRGAYECTAVNNAGNFTKIINIEVLVAPNITELNNVTAVEGSTAQISCKASGRPIPKINMMFLGDESDEQSIVWDIKNASDTEVEFYLSFLRVNRSHAGVYECNATNDVDFDIKEMEFRVLYPPYFTTPVEDVWSWNGKSINLSCEHSSDPPGVITWRYQGNEISAENQMEINKIIADKLHKSPLIIENKTLYGVYECTAKNEFGEAKKMITLREGFVPAAINNVSLANLTSYSVTFTIEPPPIEGPGVIGFTAEYDEVDNYNVTDIHTNRTWSIHRPLKIDKLKPNTSYYVKFAAINEVGTGPWSDVLEFATLEQTYFRSTPDEPEWEMNVEEIAVKDKVLKWKNSDLVDFYLIRQCPIKNGFIEEESCEITQLDQTNEFHLDEMNANTTYYIELIAQNTVGNSTTARITVTIPGEEAPYLSSAALIGLSILAVFLCLVMLDLLLLLWRRQGVIANCCVKKKKNNREESLNSRDKKGLLKDKESNGNGHKEYEYNKNTGAITGKHSSV